One Luteibacter aegosomaticola genomic window carries:
- a CDS encoding 2-hydroxyacyl-CoA dehydratase: MNSSGKYDFRQFQDELAALERQQADRKDVAPPPAAEKRKPGRPKTVRVDPLAEARTAFEALRLQYQLTVADVVAWFPEEEGVAYLQALLAQPAPKRRRKKADEPEA, translated from the coding sequence ATGAATTCGTCCGGTAAATACGATTTCAGACAGTTCCAGGACGAACTCGCCGCTCTCGAACGCCAGCAAGCCGATCGCAAGGATGTCGCGCCGCCACCCGCCGCTGAGAAGCGCAAGCCCGGCCGGCCGAAAACCGTGCGTGTCGATCCCCTCGCCGAGGCCCGTACCGCTTTCGAAGCCCTGCGCCTTCAGTACCAGCTGACCGTCGCCGACGTGGTGGCCTGGTTCCCTGAGGAAGAAGGCGTGGCGTATCTGCAGGCACTGCTGGCGCAGCCTGCGCCAAAACGACGCCGGAAGAAGGCCGACGAGCCGGAAGCCTGA
- a CDS encoding Txe/YoeB family addiction module toxin, whose translation MARKLTFTSKGWADYASWADDRKMLARVNLLIRECLRTPTEGLAKPKPMRGDLAGAWSRRIDERHRLVYLFTDHELEVIACRLHTTE comes from the coding sequence ATGGCACGGAAGCTCACATTTACGTCAAAAGGCTGGGCCGACTACGCGTCCTGGGCAGACGATCGCAAGATGCTCGCCCGCGTGAACCTGCTAATCAGGGAGTGCCTGCGCACGCCCACTGAGGGCCTGGCCAAACCAAAGCCGATGCGCGGCGATCTTGCCGGCGCCTGGTCGCGGCGCATCGATGAGAGGCACCGCCTGGTCTATCTGTTCACCGACCACGAACTCGAAGTGATCGCGTGCCGCCTGCATACGACGGAGTAG
- a CDS encoding CHAD domain-containing protein has translation MPMPPKTTPTIPMALALFASRECRGIARALANTKDRHAGIHAARKGLRRLKSLLRLGADTFGGSLAEIEARIGKLATGLSPLRDAHVAATLAHHLAGPRPSAAWGDAITTLEHRRDGRLVEALHKDPRFLKRRRAVRDLGDLIERLPWRALKRGVIEAALDKQQRRVVTAEKRVRKAATPANLHCWRRRARRLRMQLQYWKRVLRATHKTAHHRAKHDKAATQAMSKLSDALGAKQDLRALRAQLHLLRKPAITAPLVAQIATELKKYRKL, from the coding sequence ATGCCGATGCCGCCAAAGACGACACCCACCATCCCTATGGCCCTGGCCCTGTTCGCCTCGCGCGAATGCCGGGGCATCGCGCGCGCACTGGCCAATACGAAGGACCGGCACGCCGGCATCCATGCGGCGCGCAAGGGCTTGCGCCGGCTAAAGAGCCTGCTCCGCCTGGGCGCCGATACCTTCGGCGGCTCCCTGGCTGAGATCGAGGCTCGCATCGGCAAGCTGGCCACGGGACTGTCGCCGCTACGCGACGCGCATGTCGCCGCCACGCTGGCCCACCACCTTGCGGGGCCACGGCCGTCGGCCGCCTGGGGCGATGCGATCACCACCCTTGAGCACCGGCGTGATGGCCGGCTGGTCGAGGCGCTGCACAAGGATCCCCGATTCCTGAAACGCCGCCGCGCGGTGCGCGACCTCGGCGACCTGATTGAACGGCTACCGTGGCGCGCGTTGAAACGCGGGGTGATCGAAGCTGCGCTCGATAAACAGCAGCGCCGCGTCGTCACGGCGGAAAAGCGCGTGCGCAAGGCGGCCACGCCCGCCAACCTTCACTGCTGGCGCCGCCGCGCACGACGGTTACGCATGCAACTGCAGTACTGGAAGCGCGTGCTGCGCGCCACGCACAAGACCGCCCACCATCGCGCAAAGCACGACAAAGCCGCCACGCAGGCCATGTCGAAACTTTCCGATGCCCTGGGTGCGAAGCAGGATCTGCGCGCGCTCCGTGCCCAGCTGCATCTCTTGCGCAAGCCGGCGATCACCGCGCCCCTCGTGGCCCAGATCGCCACCGAGCTCAAGAAATATCGAAAGCTATAA
- a CDS encoding type II toxin-antitoxin system Phd/YefM family antitoxin, translated as MRAINYSEVRNNLATVLDTVVDDAEVAVITRRGDADGSRAVYLVPARLWESMEETAYLLSGANRGHILESLRQARAGEVFERPLIEDE; from the coding sequence ATGCGCGCTATCAACTATTCCGAGGTCCGGAACAACCTCGCGACCGTCCTTGATACGGTTGTGGACGATGCCGAAGTGGCGGTGATCACGCGCCGCGGCGACGCCGACGGCAGCCGGGCGGTCTACCTCGTTCCTGCGCGGCTGTGGGAAAGCATGGAGGAAACCGCCTACCTTCTCTCCGGCGCGAACCGCGGCCACATCCTCGAAAGCCTGCGCCAGGCGCGGGCGGGCGAAGTGTTCGAGCGGCCGTTGATTGAAGACGAGTGA
- a CDS encoding inorganic phosphate transporter, which produces MNSTVLSSQPVSSPQTRLISLLGFGGLLLAALIYVGSQLGHDLTVAPASPTFEYVLLGIALLIALGFEFVNGFHDTANAVATVIYTRSLPATFAVVWSGSWNFIGVLISSGAVAYAVLQLLPIGLVLNVGNGTGFAMVFSLLLAAIIWNLGTWWLGLPSSSSHTLIGSIIGVGVMNQMMNAGDANAAVDWSQALSVGKSLLFSPLIGFALAYLLLLALKTFVKVPELYDEPHGDKPPPFWVRCLLILTCTGVSFAHGSNDGQKGMGLIMLILIGTVPSAYALNKAVTTSETQTFVSVAHHASETLARYATGVTVVDDARHEIETYIQTRHATPMTFAALNQLTTTVANQVAQRPSLADLPQHEVNNVRNNMYLSSEALRLMAKDQQPKFAPEDQAVLDNYHGLLDKATKFIPTWVKVAVAIALGLGTMVGWRRIVRTVGERIGKQHLTYAQGASAEVVAMLTIGAADRFGLPVSTTHVLSSGVAGTMTASGSGLQWGTVRNMLLAWVLTLPVSIALAAVLFWLLRHVF; this is translated from the coding sequence ATGAACAGCACCGTCCTGAGCTCCCAGCCCGTCAGCTCCCCGCAAACCCGCCTGATCAGCCTCCTGGGGTTCGGCGGCCTGCTCCTTGCCGCCCTGATCTACGTAGGCTCCCAACTGGGCCACGACCTGACGGTCGCGCCGGCCAGCCCCACCTTCGAATATGTATTGCTGGGCATCGCCTTGCTGATCGCCCTCGGTTTCGAGTTCGTCAACGGGTTCCACGACACGGCCAACGCCGTGGCGACGGTGATCTATACGCGTTCACTGCCAGCTACGTTCGCGGTGGTGTGGTCCGGAAGCTGGAACTTCATCGGTGTGCTGATCTCGAGCGGCGCGGTGGCCTACGCCGTGCTCCAGTTGCTGCCGATCGGTCTGGTGCTGAACGTAGGCAACGGGACCGGCTTCGCCATGGTGTTTTCGCTGCTTCTGGCCGCGATCATCTGGAACCTCGGCACGTGGTGGCTCGGCCTGCCGTCCTCCAGTTCGCACACACTGATCGGTTCGATCATCGGCGTGGGCGTCATGAACCAGATGATGAATGCCGGTGATGCCAACGCTGCGGTGGACTGGAGCCAGGCGCTCAGCGTCGGCAAGTCGCTGCTGTTCTCGCCGCTGATCGGGTTCGCGCTGGCGTACCTCTTGCTGCTCGCGCTGAAGACCTTCGTCAAGGTGCCCGAGCTTTACGACGAGCCGCATGGCGACAAGCCGCCGCCGTTCTGGGTGCGCTGCCTGCTGATCCTCACCTGCACCGGCGTGTCCTTCGCCCACGGTTCCAACGACGGGCAGAAGGGCATGGGCCTGATCATGCTGATCCTGATCGGCACGGTGCCGAGTGCCTACGCCCTGAACAAGGCGGTGACCACCAGCGAGACGCAGACCTTCGTGTCCGTGGCCCATCACGCCAGCGAGACCCTGGCGCGCTACGCCACCGGGGTGACGGTGGTCGACGATGCGCGCCACGAGATCGAAACCTATATCCAGACCCGCCATGCCACGCCGATGACGTTCGCTGCGCTTAACCAGCTCACGACCACGGTGGCCAACCAGGTGGCGCAGCGCCCCTCGCTGGCGGATCTGCCGCAGCACGAGGTGAACAACGTCCGTAACAACATGTACCTGAGCTCGGAGGCGCTGCGCCTGATGGCGAAGGACCAGCAGCCGAAGTTCGCGCCGGAAGACCAGGCGGTGCTCGACAACTATCACGGCTTGCTGGACAAGGCGACGAAGTTCATCCCCACCTGGGTGAAGGTCGCCGTCGCGATCGCCCTGGGCCTGGGTACAATGGTGGGCTGGCGGCGGATCGTACGCACCGTCGGTGAGCGTATCGGCAAGCAACACCTTACCTATGCGCAGGGTGCGTCGGCCGAGGTCGTCGCCATGCTCACCATTGGCGCGGCGGATCGCTTCGGCCTGCCGGTGAGCACGACGCATGTGCTGTCGTCCGGCGTCGCCGGCACGATGACGGCCAGCGGATCGGGCCTGCAATGGGGCACGGTGCGCAACATGTTGTTGGCCTGGGTGCTGACGTTGCCGGTATCGATCGCGCTGGCCGCCGTGCTGTTCTGGCTATTGCGCCACGTGTTTTAG
- a CDS encoding MarR family winged helix-turn-helix transcriptional regulator, with protein sequence MTPPRKPSGLTKADFEQLSDFRHQIRRFERFSENAAKDAGLTPLQYLLLLHIKGYPGREWASVGELAERLQAQHHGVVALVTRCEELGLVARSPSAEDRRVVEVRLTGEGEAMLIKLAAMHRAELRSLQGTFVIPNLPHDDT encoded by the coding sequence ATGACACCACCACGGAAACCCTCCGGCCTGACGAAGGCCGACTTCGAGCAACTCTCGGACTTTCGCCACCAGATTCGCCGCTTCGAGCGGTTCTCGGAAAATGCGGCGAAAGATGCGGGGCTGACCCCGCTGCAATACCTCCTGCTGCTGCACATCAAAGGCTACCCCGGCCGCGAATGGGCTTCTGTAGGGGAACTTGCCGAGCGCTTGCAGGCGCAGCACCACGGCGTTGTCGCCCTGGTCACGCGCTGCGAAGAACTTGGCCTCGTCGCGCGCTCACCCTCAGCCGAAGACCGCCGCGTCGTTGAGGTACGCCTCACCGGCGAAGGCGAGGCCATGCTGATCAAGCTGGCCGCCATGCACCGTGCCGAACTGCGATCGCTGCAGGGCACCTTCGTTATCCCTAACCTCCCCCACGACGACACATGA
- a CDS encoding bestrophin family protein translates to MSSNTRTPGLRSLLFAYRGTIMPVIWRRVLYTVFLSLIVAVLDLRYGWFGTGLNATPLTLLGLTLAIFLGFRNQVAYQRWWEARVLWGELITIARDIARQVRAFLPGADATERATLMGMLIAFAHALRHHLRGTDPTADVSRWLSPRLAEETLAAPNRPAYLVHRLGIDLADAARTERTDPILLAQIDLKLSQLSHVLAGCERISGTPIPFSYILLLHRSVHVYCFFLPFCLVGVMGWFTPVVVAILAYTFFGLDALGDQIEDPFDVMPNDLPLDRYSTTVENDLLFFVRPE, encoded by the coding sequence ATGTCATCGAACACCCGCACCCCAGGCCTTCGTTCCCTCCTGTTCGCTTACCGCGGCACCATCATGCCGGTCATCTGGCGGCGGGTGCTTTACACCGTATTCCTTTCGCTCATCGTGGCCGTGCTCGACCTGCGCTACGGCTGGTTCGGTACCGGGCTGAACGCGACGCCGCTAACGCTGCTTGGCCTCACCCTCGCGATCTTCCTTGGCTTCCGTAACCAGGTGGCCTACCAGCGCTGGTGGGAGGCGCGGGTACTCTGGGGCGAGCTGATCACCATCGCACGCGATATCGCGCGCCAGGTGCGCGCCTTCCTGCCTGGCGCCGACGCGACCGAGCGCGCCACGCTCATGGGCATGCTGATCGCGTTTGCCCACGCCTTGCGCCACCACCTGCGCGGCACCGACCCCACCGCGGATGTCAGCCGCTGGCTATCGCCGCGCCTCGCCGAAGAAACCCTGGCGGCGCCAAACCGGCCCGCCTACCTCGTGCACCGGCTTGGCATCGACCTGGCTGACGCCGCACGCACCGAACGCACGGACCCTATCCTTCTTGCGCAGATCGACCTGAAGCTCAGCCAGCTTTCGCATGTCCTCGCCGGTTGCGAACGGATCAGCGGCACGCCCATCCCGTTCTCGTACATCCTGTTGCTGCACCGCTCGGTACACGTCTACTGCTTCTTCCTGCCGTTCTGCCTCGTGGGCGTCATGGGCTGGTTCACGCCGGTGGTCGTGGCGATCCTGGCGTACACGTTCTTCGGCCTGGATGCGCTCGGCGACCAGATCGAAGATCCGTTCGACGTGATGCCGAACGACCTGCCGCTCGATCGCTACAGCACCACGGTCGAGAACGACCTGCTGTTCTTCGTTCGCCCGGAGTAG
- a CDS encoding 2OG-Fe dioxygenase family protein — protein sequence MNAPLEATEITLHDQVRDEGFAFVHGDTMRDLVSHTSRLADWDAFTASWNALEPDTYLAATGRFRRRRHATYAAERFGPIEVRTHQAHYQTLAYNTLQGDIERWFEPVLPEIATGPSMLAILDFCRDFFGGLSPEVAHWHIETHQFRIEATAGAAGEPTPEGSHRDGVDYVMVLLIDRENIASGTTTIHSPDGRSLGEFTLTRPLDTALIHDPRVFHGVTPVSPLDPAKASHRDVLVATFRAA from the coding sequence ATGAACGCCCCCCTCGAAGCGACCGAAATCACCCTCCACGACCAGGTGCGGGACGAGGGCTTCGCCTTCGTGCACGGCGACACCATGCGAGACCTGGTTAGCCATACCTCACGGCTGGCCGACTGGGATGCCTTCACCGCGAGCTGGAACGCGCTCGAGCCCGACACCTACCTGGCCGCCACCGGCCGCTTCCGTCGGCGCCGCCACGCCACGTACGCCGCGGAGCGCTTCGGGCCGATTGAGGTCCGCACGCACCAGGCGCACTACCAGACGCTGGCGTACAACACCTTGCAAGGCGACATCGAACGCTGGTTCGAGCCGGTGCTGCCCGAGATCGCCACCGGGCCGAGCATGCTGGCCATCCTGGACTTCTGCCGCGACTTCTTTGGCGGTCTTTCCCCAGAGGTCGCGCACTGGCACATCGAAACCCACCAGTTCCGCATTGAAGCCACGGCGGGGGCCGCCGGTGAGCCGACGCCCGAAGGCAGCCATCGCGACGGCGTGGATTACGTGATGGTGCTGCTCATCGACCGGGAGAACATCGCCAGCGGCACCACCACCATCCACTCACCGGATGGCAGGTCGCTGGGTGAGTTCACGCTTACCCGGCCGCTGGATACGGCACTCATCCACGATCCGAGGGTGTTCCACGGCGTCACGCCCGTGTCACCACTCGATCCGGCGAAGGCCTCGCATCGCGACGTGCTGGTAGCGACATTCCGGGCCGCGTGA
- a CDS encoding SDR family oxidoreductase translates to MNRFTGKNVLVTGGTSGIGLAVAQAYAAEGARVVVTGRDAKALAEVTPTLGAGAVALKNDASQIGDAKALATALAERGIKLDAVFINAGVAKFAAFDQVDESLWDLTFNTNVKGAYFQLQALLPYLNKGASIVLNGSINAHIGMPNSSVYAASKAALITLARTLSAELLPNGVRVNVVSPGPVQTPLYGKLGMDAAQLEATAAQIQAQVPLGRFGRPDEVAATVLHLSSPESGFIVGTEIVIDGGMSQL, encoded by the coding sequence ATGAACCGTTTCACTGGCAAGAACGTCCTCGTCACCGGCGGCACCAGCGGCATCGGTCTCGCCGTCGCCCAGGCTTATGCGGCGGAAGGCGCGCGGGTCGTCGTGACCGGTCGCGATGCCAAGGCGCTTGCCGAGGTGACGCCGACGCTTGGCGCAGGCGCGGTGGCGCTTAAGAATGATGCCTCGCAGATCGGTGATGCGAAGGCCCTGGCCACGGCACTGGCGGAGCGGGGCATCAAGCTCGATGCCGTCTTCATCAACGCGGGCGTGGCGAAGTTCGCAGCGTTCGACCAGGTGGATGAATCGCTGTGGGACCTGACCTTCAACACCAACGTCAAGGGCGCCTACTTCCAGCTCCAGGCCCTGCTGCCGTACCTCAACAAGGGTGCATCCATCGTCCTCAACGGTTCGATCAACGCGCACATCGGCATGCCCAATTCATCCGTCTATGCGGCCAGCAAGGCGGCGCTGATCACCCTGGCCCGCACGCTCTCGGCCGAGCTTCTTCCCAACGGCGTGCGCGTGAACGTGGTGAGCCCCGGCCCGGTGCAGACCCCGCTCTACGGCAAGCTCGGCATGGACGCGGCACAGCTTGAAGCCACCGCGGCGCAGATCCAGGCCCAGGTGCCGCTCGGCCGTTTCGGCCGCCCGGACGAGGTCGCCGCCACCGTGCTACACCTTTCTTCGCCGGAATCGGGCTTTATCGTGGGTACCGAGATCGTGATCGACGGCGGCATGAGCCAGCTCTGA
- a CDS encoding chloride channel protein, producing the protein MSHDTSRRDFFANPRMPLMAGLAVPVGILSTLAAFVLIHLIHLFTNLFFFGQFSFADRSPATNTLGLWVIAVPIVGGLVIGLIARFGTEKIRGHGIPEAIEAILFGKSRMSPKVAVLKPLASGIAIGSGGPFGAEGPIIMTGGALGSLLAQTLSLTAAERKTLLVAGATAGMTAVFGTPLAAVLLAVELLLFEWRPRSFIPVAVACAVAGFGRAVWFGTGAIFPLETGQPQMVALFSCVVAGLLSGMLASALSMALYKVEDLFAKLPLHWMWWPALAGIVIGVGGYIEPRALGVGYDVIDDLLHQNVLMQVAVGLLVVKAIMWVVALGSGTSGGVLAPLLMLGAGLGVVLSRILPGADPMLWPLVCMTATLGGTLGAPLTAIVFGFELTHDSHAMLPLLAATLTAHAFVTVTMRRSIMTEKIARRGYHIFREYGVDPLERHAVREVMTAQVQAVDASTPLVTVLDAFFGAGQTHRAFPVVSEGSVTGMVDRASLQRWMDAGRLRTVGEAMVGETVEVALGTDTCQQVAARMAVHQLERMPVVDGPRSRKLVGIVSRSDLVRPLDTHFHEEHQRERFWRPRPGSR; encoded by the coding sequence ATGAGCCACGACACCTCCCGCCGCGACTTCTTCGCGAACCCGCGCATGCCGCTCATGGCTGGCCTCGCGGTGCCTGTCGGCATCCTCTCGACGCTGGCCGCGTTTGTTCTCATCCACCTGATCCACCTGTTCACCAACCTGTTTTTCTTCGGCCAGTTTTCGTTCGCGGATCGTTCGCCCGCGACGAACACCCTGGGCCTGTGGGTGATCGCCGTACCCATCGTGGGCGGCCTGGTGATCGGGTTGATCGCGCGGTTTGGCACGGAGAAGATCCGCGGCCACGGCATCCCGGAAGCGATCGAGGCCATCCTGTTCGGCAAGAGCCGCATGTCGCCGAAGGTGGCCGTGCTGAAGCCCCTGGCTTCGGGCATCGCGATCGGCAGCGGTGGCCCGTTCGGCGCGGAAGGCCCGATCATCATGACGGGCGGCGCCCTCGGCTCCCTGCTCGCGCAGACCCTCAGCCTGACCGCTGCGGAGCGGAAAACCCTTCTCGTCGCCGGTGCCACCGCCGGCATGACCGCCGTGTTCGGCACGCCACTCGCCGCCGTGCTCCTGGCCGTCGAACTGCTGCTGTTCGAATGGCGCCCGCGCAGCTTCATCCCGGTCGCCGTCGCCTGCGCCGTGGCCGGCTTCGGCCGCGCCGTGTGGTTCGGCACGGGCGCGATTTTCCCGCTGGAAACCGGGCAGCCGCAGATGGTCGCGCTGTTCTCGTGCGTGGTCGCTGGCCTGCTCTCCGGGATGTTGGCTTCGGCCCTCTCGATGGCGCTGTACAAGGTCGAAGACCTGTTCGCCAAGCTGCCGCTGCACTGGATGTGGTGGCCCGCGCTGGCAGGCATCGTTATCGGCGTTGGCGGATATATCGAGCCGCGCGCACTGGGCGTTGGCTATGACGTCATCGACGACCTGCTGCACCAGAATGTCCTGATGCAGGTGGCCGTGGGGCTGCTGGTGGTCAAGGCCATCATGTGGGTCGTGGCGCTGGGTTCCGGCACCTCGGGCGGCGTGCTCGCCCCGTTGCTGATGCTGGGTGCGGGCCTGGGCGTCGTGCTGAGCCGGATCCTGCCTGGCGCGGATCCCATGCTATGGCCGCTCGTGTGCATGACGGCCACCCTGGGTGGCACGCTGGGCGCACCGCTGACGGCCATCGTCTTCGGCTTCGAGCTCACCCACGACAGCCACGCCATGCTCCCGCTGCTCGCCGCGACGCTGACCGCGCATGCCTTCGTCACCGTCACCATGCGGCGCTCGATCATGACGGAGAAGATCGCCCGCCGCGGATATCACATCTTCCGCGAGTACGGCGTGGATCCGCTGGAGCGGCACGCGGTGCGCGAAGTGATGACGGCCCAGGTGCAAGCCGTCGATGCATCGACGCCCTTGGTCACCGTGCTCGACGCCTTCTTTGGCGCGGGCCAGACACACCGGGCCTTCCCCGTGGTATCGGAAGGCAGTGTCACAGGCATGGTCGATCGCGCCTCGCTGCAACGCTGGATGGATGCCGGCCGCCTGCGCACCGTCGGCGAAGCGATGGTTGGCGAGACAGTGGAGGTCGCCCTTGGCACGGACACCTGCCAGCAGGTCGCCGCCCGCATGGCGGTCCACCAGCTCGAACGCATGCCGGTGGTGGATGGGCCGCGCTCACGCAAACTGGTGGGCATCGTCTCGCGAAGCGACCTCGTGCGGCCGCTGGATACGCACTTCCACGAGGAACACCAGCGCGAGCGCTTCTGGCGCCCGCGCCCCGGCTCCCGCTAA
- a CDS encoding 3-keto-disaccharide hydrolase — MLRVALKALALACLVALPVHAADSPNTLSDAERGQGFKLLFDGKSFHGWHSFQQKGTGKDWSVADGAIHLDRDLKAPDADFADLVTDAEYENFDLKLEWKMTACADAGIMFNVSEAPKYKYTWETGPEMQIADLVCTKPDSYTLYERSGDLFDLISSDIENVHENGQWNQIEIIVDHGHMQFFQNGHKTVDTQLWTPEWKALVAKTKFAKMPDFAKFTRGHISLQGGEDKGKPPIQIWFRSIRIKDLG, encoded by the coding sequence ATGCTTCGTGTTGCCCTGAAAGCCCTCGCACTCGCTTGCCTCGTCGCCCTGCCCGTCCACGCGGCCGATTCGCCCAACACCCTGAGCGATGCCGAACGCGGCCAGGGCTTCAAGCTGCTGTTCGATGGCAAGAGTTTCCACGGCTGGCACTCGTTCCAGCAAAAAGGCACGGGCAAGGACTGGAGCGTCGCCGACGGCGCTATTCACCTCGATCGCGACCTGAAGGCGCCCGACGCCGATTTCGCCGACCTGGTCACGGACGCCGAGTACGAAAACTTCGACCTCAAGCTCGAGTGGAAGATGACCGCGTGCGCCGATGCCGGGATCATGTTCAACGTGAGCGAGGCACCCAAGTACAAGTACACCTGGGAGACTGGCCCCGAGATGCAGATTGCCGACCTGGTCTGCACCAAGCCCGATAGCTACACCCTCTACGAGCGCTCGGGCGACCTGTTCGACCTGATCTCCTCGGATATCGAAAACGTCCACGAGAACGGCCAGTGGAACCAGATCGAGATCATCGTCGACCACGGCCACATGCAGTTCTTCCAGAACGGCCACAAGACGGTCGATACGCAGTTGTGGACGCCGGAGTGGAAGGCGCTCGTGGCAAAGACCAAGTTCGCGAAGATGCCGGACTTCGCTAAGTTCACCCGCGGCCATATTTCGCTGCAGGGTGGCGAAGACAAGGGCAAGCCGCCCATCCAGATCTGGTTCCGCAGCATCCGCATCAAAGACCTCGGCTAA
- a CDS encoding carbohydrate-binding protein — protein MKAAHAATACAAAWSASAVYTGGNVASENGVNYVANWWTQGNDPATNSGAAGSGQPWTSQGACDGGSTPPSDPPPSDPPPSNPPPGAGDLFFSPYKDVTINLDWNTNIMSTAVTGTRLPVVGSGSLVSTQVPNLGAITLAFASGECGTENWGGVPAQAFADANISRLNAAGVNYVVSTGGQAGVFTCGSATGMAQFISRYNSSHLVGIDFDIESGQTPQQLSSLVSQAVYAQSIYPNLRFSFTLATLAASDGSFGGLNSTGDAVVKAVKASQLKNYTINLMTMDYGAAGAGVCVVKNGACDMGQSAVQAVTNLQHTYGIPLSQIEITPMIGVNDVSSEVFTTADIDTVTNYAATNKLAGVHFWSLDRDTPCSQGTASPICNSLPSTTQLQYTKRFLSNLGH, from the coding sequence ATGAAGGCTGCGCATGCGGCCACGGCGTGCGCCGCCGCGTGGAGCGCGAGCGCGGTGTACACGGGCGGCAATGTCGCCAGCGAAAATGGCGTCAACTACGTCGCTAACTGGTGGACCCAGGGCAACGACCCCGCCACCAACAGCGGTGCTGCCGGCTCCGGCCAGCCCTGGACCTCGCAGGGTGCGTGCGATGGCGGCAGCACACCGCCCTCCGACCCGCCGCCGTCGGATCCCCCGCCGAGCAACCCGCCGCCGGGCGCGGGCGATCTGTTCTTCAGCCCGTACAAGGACGTCACGATCAATCTCGACTGGAACACGAACATCATGTCGACGGCCGTCACCGGCACGCGACTCCCTGTGGTGGGTTCCGGCAGCCTTGTGTCGACCCAGGTACCGAATCTCGGTGCGATCACGCTGGCTTTCGCCAGTGGCGAATGCGGCACGGAAAACTGGGGTGGCGTACCGGCGCAGGCCTTCGCCGATGCGAATATTTCGCGACTCAACGCGGCCGGCGTGAACTACGTCGTCTCCACCGGCGGCCAGGCCGGTGTCTTCACCTGCGGCAGTGCGACCGGCATGGCGCAGTTCATCAGCCGCTACAACAGCTCGCACCTCGTCGGCATCGATTTCGATATCGAGAGCGGCCAGACACCGCAGCAGCTCAGCTCGCTGGTGAGCCAGGCCGTGTATGCGCAGAGCATCTACCCGAACCTGCGCTTCTCGTTCACCCTGGCGACGCTCGCCGCTTCCGATGGCAGCTTCGGTGGCCTCAACAGCACCGGCGATGCCGTGGTGAAGGCCGTGAAGGCCTCGCAGTTGAAGAACTACACGATCAACCTGATGACCATGGATTACGGCGCCGCCGGTGCCGGCGTATGCGTGGTGAAGAATGGCGCATGTGACATGGGCCAGTCGGCCGTGCAGGCGGTAACCAACCTCCAGCACACCTATGGCATTCCGCTCAGCCAGATCGAAATCACGCCGATGATCGGTGTCAACGATGTGTCCAGCGAGGTATTCACCACGGCGGATATCGATACCGTGACCAACTATGCGGCGACCAACAAGCTGGCCGGCGTGCACTTCTGGTCACTGGATCGCGATACCCCCTGCTCGCAGGGCACGGCATCGCCGATCTGCAACTCGTTGCCCTCGACGACGCAGCTGCAGTACACGAAGCGGTTCCTTTCCAACCTGGGCCACTAA